The Bradysia coprophila strain Holo2 chromosome II, BU_Bcop_v1, whole genome shotgun sequence genome has a segment encoding these proteins:
- the LOC119073460 gene encoding dual specificity protein kinase TTK yields MYRYPKRLSELSPISLTDEESEGETSSKKSPVKLQPKRLDELYSESSVFDELYEDDDPAQSNESSGFDEKDIDSERDRKSSTPFGKENDRNSANWNGASSSGTCKRNGQQLSHERNLSKPSESTATMRSMTKNYFDPESAKKATDPQPRSLLFSPIELLKATQKNAQNMPQHPIDDFFATPSIKPPLTTGRIIFSSSQNKQRQPRKLTPDYQKTLFTTPQAVTNSHISTSDYGTDSFNSLRNPLFLTVLSPIDEEKISIDDFNSLSANDSGTALENKVIEINGKEFILKKKIGSGGSCLVYSSKCKLNGADRALKVVNLRTDPANVESYLNETKCLEKLQGNANVIKLFEYLHRPDKYSLFLVMELGETDLNKVLKSYESDIPLLTIISYWHQMLTAVKCIHDNHVIHSDLKPANFLIVNGRLKLIDFGIASSMSLDATSINKFQQTGTLNYISPEALIDTSTGSTPQKMVGQEGGTSQKRNRYKISRKSDIWSLGCIFYLTVYRRTPFSHIKQFYAKFAAITSPDTAIDYPSLPVYYPPMLSEMIQKCLQFNPQNRSSAAELLNYPMNMIDPSIS; encoded by the exons atgtaCCGCTATCCGAAGCGATTGAGTGAACTATCGCCGATAAGCTTAACAGATGAAGAATCCGAAGGGGAAACTAG tTCGAAAAAATCGCCGGTCAAACTACAACCGAAACGATTGGATGAACTTTATTCAGAATCATCTGTCTTCGACGAGTTGTATGAGGATGATGA TCCTGCTCAATCAAATGAAAGTTCCGGCTTTGATGAAAAGGATATTGATAGCGAAAGGGACCGTAAATCATCAACACCGTTTGGCAAAGAAAATGATCGCAATTCAGCAAACTGGAATGGGGCATCTTCATCTGGAACGTGTAAGCGAAATGGACAACAGTTGTCACACGAAAGAAATCTCAGCAAGCCATCCGAATCAACTGCTACAATGCGTTCgatgacaaaaaattacttcGACCCGGAGTCAGCTAAAAAGGCAACCGATCCACAACCCAGATCGCTACTTTTCAGCCCAATCGAACTATTAAAGGCCACACAGAAAAATGCCCAGAATATGCCACAACATCCGATCGATGATTTCTTCGCCACGCCGTCCATCAAACCACCGCTAACCACTGGTCGCATCATTTTTTCCAGCAGTCAAAACAAACAGCGTCAACCACGCAAACTAACTCCAGATTATCAGAAGACCTTGTTCACTACTCCGCAGGCCGTTACCAACAGTCACATTTCCACCAGTGACTACGGAACGGACAGTTTTAATTCTCTCAGGAACCCTTTATTCTTGACGGTGCTTTCGCCGATTGACGaggaaaaaatttcgattgatgATTTCAATTCACTTAGTGCTAATGATTCGGGCACGGCCCTGGAGAACAAAGTGATCGAGATCAACGGGAAAGAgttcattttgaaaaagaaaatcggcaGCGGTGGTTCGTGTCTGGTATATTCaagtaaatgtaaattaaatggAGCCGATCGGGCCTTGAAAGTGGTCAATTTACGGACCGATCCGGCCAATGTGGAGAGCTACTTGAATGAAACGAAGTGCCTAGAAAAACTGCAGGGGAATGCAAATGTCATCAAATTGTTTGAGTA TTTACATCGTCCCGACAAGTATTCTCTATTCCTGGTCATGGAACTGGGCGAAACCGATCTGAATAAAGTATTAAAATCGTACGAATCCGATATACCGCTGCTCACGATCATATCCTATTGGCATCAAATGTTAACGGCCGTCAAATGCATCCACGATAATCACGTCATCCATTCCGATTTGAAGCCGGCCAATTTCCTGATCGTCAACGGTCGACTGAAGTTAATCGATTTCGGCATTGCCAGCAGCATGTCGTTGGATGCGACCAGtatcaacaaatttcaacAAACTGGCACGCTTAATTACATCAGTCCGGAAGCACTGATTGATACTTCGACGGGCAGCACGCCTCAGAAGATGGTGGGTCAGGAAGGAGGCACGTCGCAGAAGAGGAATCGGTACAAG ATTTCGAGAAAATCGGACATATGGTCGCTGGGATGCATATTCTATCTGACAGTTTATCGGCGAACACCATTTTCGCatatcaaacaattttatgcGAAATTTGCAGCAATCACCAGTCCAGATACCGCAATCGATTATCCATCGCTACCGGTCTACTATCCACCCATGTTGTCTGAG atgATCCAAAAATGTTTGCAGTTCAACCCGCAAAACAGAAGTTCCGCAGCTGAATTACTAAACTATCCGATGAATATGATTGATCCGTCTATTTCTTAA
- the LOC119073441 gene encoding zinc finger CCCH domain-containing protein 14, translating to MDTIGTEVGQKMRSAVKAKLIELGTGYIDDELPDYVMIMVANKRSKQQMTEDLNLFLGSNTDPFVGWLHQVLQKLQEVTLPPTTTTATTSSSAKRKASTSESTDKKKKDKKLKRSHKTKSQDSTDPQQKPATPPPPSITDVFADHLIQKAKTGLMLENAVNVKTKSEHLAKESNDKKSSDDFDIPTITEIAENEVVKVNRRKELNDLAELQKQINKAKRHLRTLNSEESEDEDFVKIEDDDDLGEDDDDFSGKKRYPNSGQTSAMKVGDKIAHSRSQRVQIVFNESQSENSDTAAKAKKSVMERLGVKPSASANRENVISLSANRRVEQEMYVPVFRRNDEDKRSKLSQNDRGAIRSRDRDGPAEPVNRAASSHNREQIRELRSRELSRGLVDREKNREIVRDLRERVGKSKIVEENTVKESAVKLTAKQRIGSRVIVAPPKPEYEDAVVEVPVNSVIRVKPRPIVPSNKQASKNLLLKAVAEAQKSTAMVKPRPESPSVQNVNAGAGRAQKLFTKSFRDNNSRIGKGKKNIVIEVTRTEDQTPDEDDEDDDVAEYVEEGDDEYVTAMISDVEEFEEEDAYTPVNINSDEEIKRYTYKPTTDDQTKFVVTLNADKYIPTSKAKTIDRKRTEVNGAVAQSEKLVKRSVDGVIQKEKERTSSPMRVDIAAQKVNKLIIKNDTEDEEELRREVERSSVSRKRSRLSPIRFDLNDEKRSKMRDDQNTDDDNIGSGEDGQKLTIKRSEVSKKYDNLPPLLNSVSLTDKTKTKERCKFYPSCGKGEQCEFVHPTSPCKIFPNCKFGDKCLYIHPKCKFDLTCTRLGCNFSHTAVVTAAPPLSSHVVPVMNYKSIGTAVNSSVKCKFYPKCSNTSCQFYHPKPCHFGKNCANKAECNFYHFDAPTHANKLKWVAPMDF from the exons ATGGATACAATAGGAACAGAAGTGGGCCAGAAGATGAGG AGTGCCGTTAAGGCAAAACTGATCGAATTGGGAACGGGATACATAGACGACGAATTGCCTGACTACGTCATGATTATGGTCGCAAATAAACGATCCAAACAACAGATGACGGaagatttaaatttgtttttaggaTCAAACACTGATCCGTTTGTCGGCTGGCTGCATCAAGTGTTACAAAAGTTACAGGAAGTTACACTTCCGCCAACCACAACAACGGCAACAACATCGTCATCCG CAAAACGGAAGGCGTCCACCTCTGAATCCACTGACAAGAAAAAGAAGGACAAGAAATTGAAGCGATCTCACAAAACTAAATCACAAGACAGCACTGATCCACAACAGAAGCCAGCCACACCACCACCGCCATCCATCACCGATGTTTTTGCCGACCATTTGATTCAAAAGGCCAAAACCGGTCTCATGCTAGAGAATGCCGTTAACGTCAAAACCAAATCGGAGCATTTGGCCAAAGAATCGAATGACAAAAAATCGTCCGATGACTTTGACATACCGACGATAACCGAAATCGCCGAGAACGAGGTGGTCAAAGTCAATCGTCGCAAAGAATTGAATGATCTGGCCGAATTGCAAAAGCAAATCAACAAAGCGAAACGGCATCTGCGAACGTTGAATTCGGAGGAATCGGAAGACGAGGATTTCGTTAAAATCGAGGACGATGATGATTTGGGCGAAGACGATGACGATTTTAGCGGCAAGAAACGCTATCCGAACTCAGGTCAAACAAGTGCGATGAAGGTGGGCGACAAAATAGCGCACAGTCGATCGCAGAGAGTTCAAAtcgttttcaatgaaagtCAATCGGAAAATTCGGACACGGCAGCAAAGGCGAAAAAATCGGTTATGGAAAGACTGGGCGTTAAGCCGTCTGCATCTGCGAATAGGGAAAATGTGATCAGTTTGTCGGCGAATCGACGTGTCGAGCAAGAAATGTATGTGCCGGTGTTTCGGAGGAACGATGAAGACAAACGATCAAAACTTAGTCAGAACGATCGCGGTGCGATAAGATCTCGAGACCGTGATGGTCCAGCGGAACCAGTGAATCGTGCCGCTTCGTCTCACAATCGTGAACAAATCAGAGAGCTGCGATCACGAGAATTGTCGCGGGGCTTAGTGGATCGTGAGAAAAATCGCGAAATCGTCAGAGATCTGAGAGAGCGTGTCGGGAAGAGTAAAATCGTTGAAGAGAACACGGTAAAAGAGTCGGCGGTAAAACTAACGGCCAAACAACGAATCGGATCTCGTGTCATTGTCGCACCACCGAAGCCAGAGTACGAGGATGCCGTTGTCGAAGTTCCTGTTAACTCGGTGATTCGAGTGAAGCCACGACCAATAGTCCCATCAAACAAACAAGCGAGTAAGAATTTACTGCTGAAAGCGGTCGCCGAAGCCCAGAAATCGACGGCTATGGTGAAGCCTAGACCGGAATCACCATCCGTACAAAATGTGAATGCTGGCGCAGGTCGTGCACAAAAGTTATTTACGAAGTCGTTTCGGGACAACAACAGCCGCATCGGAAAAGGcaagaaaaatattgtcatCGAGGTTACACGGACAGAGGATCAAACACCTGACGAAGACGACGAAGACGATGATGTTGCCGAGTATGTTGAAGAAGGCGATGACGAGTACGTTACGGCTATGATATCCGATGTTGAAGAATTCGAAGAGGAGGACGCTTACACACCAGTCAATATTAACAGTGACGAGGAAATTAAACG GTACACATACAAGCCGACAACCGACGATCAAACTAAATTTGTGGTGACATTGAATGCGGACAAGTATATACCGACCAGCAAAGCCAAGACGATCGATAGAAAACGAACCGAAGTCAATGGTGCCGTCGCTCAATCCGAAAAGTTAGTAAAACGATCCGTGGACGGGGTGATTcagaaagagaaagaaaggACGTCGTCACCGATGCGCGTAGACATTGCAGCGcagaaagtaaataaattaatcatAAAAAATGACACAGAGGACGAAGAGGAACTGCGCAGGGAAGTCGAACGGAGTAGTGTTAGCAGAAAACGAAGTCGTCTGTCGCCGATCCGATTCGATTTGAATGACGAAAAGCGGAGTAAAATGCGAGACGATCAAAATACGGACGACGATAACATTGGGTCTGGTGAAGACGGTCAGAAATTGACGATTAAACGGTCGGAAGTTAGCAAAAAATATGACAATCTGCCGCCAC TTCTCAACTCAGTTAGCCTCACCgacaaaacgaaaacgaaGGAACGTTGCAAATTTTATCCATCTTGCGGCAAGGGCGAACAATGCGAATTCGTGCATCCGACCAGCCCGTGCAAAATATTTCCCAACTGCAAATTCGGCGACAAATGTCTGTATATTCATCCGAAATGCAAATTCGATTTAACCTGCACGCGATTGGGATGCAATTTCTCTCACACAGCTGTTGTCACTGCAGCGCCTCCGCTAT CATCGCATGTCGTTCCGGTCATGAACTACAAATCCATTGGTACCGCTGTCAACTCGTcggtaaaatgtaaattttatccGAAATGCAGCAATACGTCGTGCCAGTTCTATCATCCGAAACCGTGtcactttggtaaaaattgTGCCAACAAAGCGGAATGCAATTTTTACCATTTCGATGCACCGACACAtgccaacaaattgaaatggGTGGCGCCGATGGATTTTTGA